Proteins encoded by one window of Pelmatolapia mariae isolate MD_Pm_ZW linkage group LG14, Pm_UMD_F_2, whole genome shotgun sequence:
- the LOC134641693 gene encoding succinate receptor 1-like produces the protein MVLNCTEIVDALETYYLPTFYGIEFSVGFLGNLLVVLGYIFCLQQWQSCNIYLFSLAVSDLIFLSTLPRLCYLYSNHKEENNVYVCVINRYVLHVNLYSSILFMVWLSMDRFLLIKYPMRNNYLLRPRTALIITGLSWIAVNVEVAPMITLMVQDLKEKNWTKCRDFASLKGDISVLGYSLGLTVTGYILPMFGLCVFSYQIAHLLRVQERALQRSTASSYKRPLKVVASVAALFLVLYTPYHVLRNVSIAAMQEWAGLGTCTQMHIKSMYILTRPIAFFHSVINPIFYFLMGDKFRDLLESKIRNIVSKRVVQRNPS, from the exons ATG GTGCTTAATTGTACGGAGATAGTTGATGCACTGGAGACCTATTATCTGCCAACATTTTATGGAATTGAGTTCTCTGTTGGTTTCCTTGGCAACCTGCTGGTTGTACTTggttatatattttgtttacaaCAATGGCAAAGCTGCAATATTTACCTCTTCAGTCTTGCAGTTTCAGACCTTATTTTCCTCTCCACATTGCCACGCCTCTGCTACCTTTATTCAAATCACAAAGAAGAGAACAATGTCTATGTTTGTGTTATCAACCGCTATGTCCTGCATGTAAATCTTTACTCCTCCATACTCTTTATGGTTTGGCTCAGCATGGACCGCTTCCTGCTCATAAAGTATCCAATGAGGAACAATTATCTGCTCAGGCCACGAACAGCTCTGATTATTACAGGGTTGAGCTGGATAGCTGTCAACGTTGAAGTTGCCCCAATGATAACGCTGATGGTGCAGGacctaaaggaaaaaaattggACCAAGTGCCGAGATTTTGCCAGTCTGAAGGGAGATATCAGTGTGCTTGGCTACAGCTTAGGGCTGACAGTGACAGGTTATATTCTCCCTATGTTtggactttgtgttttttcctaccAAATAGCACACCTACTGCGTGTCCAGGAAAGGGCTCTGCAGCGCAGCACAGCGTCATCATACAAGCGGCCTCTGAAGGTGGTTGCATCAGTGGCAGCGCTATTTCTGGTTCTCTACACTCCCTACCATGTGCTTAGAAATGTGTCAATAGCAGCTATGCAAGAATGGGCAGGACTGGGGACGTGTACACAGATGCACATAAAGAGTATGTACATCTTGACCCGACCTATAGCCTTTTTTCACAGCGTAATCAATCCCATCTTCTACTTCCTCATGGGTGACAAGTTCAGAGACCTCCTAGAATCTAAGATTAGAAATATAGTCAGCAAAAGAGTGGTGCAAAGAAACCCTTCATGA